From a region of the Deinococcus terrestris genome:
- a CDS encoding proton-conducting transporter transmembrane domain-containing protein, translated as MTPADLAWLPLAPILAPLGLGVLLLYPWRRPVRVGLALAGAFAVLLFAASLVAATSGGAVLVSSLGGWPAPFGIVMTADRLGAWMSLLAAVSGVLAVWQAAADPDPVREKHHLFGLLFFLFAGVQLSFLTGDLFNLFVAFEVMLVASYALAVLGSTREQLREGFRYIVMNLVASALLVVTCGLAYGVLGTLNFAHLAQRSAELGPNTTVTAVGVLLLIVFAAKGALFPLGFWLPGTYPALPPAVGAFFAAVLTKVGIYALIRVFTTVFNQDPTLPNTLLLGLGAVTMLFGAFGAVSQREWRRIFSFTVISSVGYLAFGLGLGTPEALRASVAYLAVSVLVTAALFAIAAVAERAAGSRLVAVRGMLDFMPLLAACFLLCALTVAGLPPSGGFVAKYALVRAGLAQGSPLALAAVFSALLASLILLYAMLGVWRGFFWGKHLVMFPVYRVPFALRAVAYAATALVAGLTLFAGPLLGWADATAAELSEPGQYIRGVLGDEPIVIPPPPTVPEEP; from the coding sequence GTGACCCCGGCCGACCTCGCGTGGCTGCCGCTGGCGCCCATCCTGGCGCCGCTGGGCCTCGGCGTGCTGCTGCTGTATCCCTGGCGCCGCCCGGTGCGGGTGGGGCTCGCGCTCGCCGGAGCGTTCGCGGTGCTGCTGTTCGCGGCGTCGCTCGTCGCGGCCACCTCGGGCGGGGCGGTGCTGGTGAGCAGCCTGGGAGGCTGGCCCGCGCCCTTCGGCATCGTGATGACCGCCGACCGCTTGGGGGCGTGGATGAGCCTGCTCGCGGCGGTCAGTGGGGTCCTCGCGGTGTGGCAGGCCGCCGCTGACCCCGACCCGGTGCGCGAGAAACACCACCTTTTCGGCCTGCTGTTCTTCCTGTTCGCGGGGGTGCAACTGTCCTTCCTGACGGGAGACCTCTTCAACCTGTTCGTGGCCTTCGAGGTGATGCTGGTCGCCTCCTACGCGCTGGCGGTGCTGGGCTCCACCCGCGAGCAACTGCGCGAAGGCTTCCGCTACATCGTGATGAATCTGGTCGCCTCGGCGCTGCTGGTGGTGACCTGCGGGCTGGCGTACGGGGTGCTGGGCACGCTGAACTTCGCGCACCTCGCGCAGCGCTCGGCCGAGCTGGGGCCAAACACCACCGTGACGGCGGTGGGCGTGCTGCTACTGATCGTCTTCGCGGCCAAAGGGGCACTCTTTCCGCTGGGCTTCTGGCTGCCGGGCACTTACCCGGCGCTGCCGCCCGCCGTGGGGGCCTTTTTCGCGGCGGTGCTTACCAAGGTGGGCATCTATGCCCTGATCCGGGTGTTCACGACCGTCTTTAACCAGGACCCCACCCTGCCCAACACGCTGCTGCTGGGGCTGGGCGCCGTGACGATGCTGTTCGGGGCCTTCGGGGCGGTCAGCCAGCGCGAGTGGCGGCGCATCTTCTCTTTCACGGTGATCAGCTCGGTGGGCTACCTCGCCTTCGGACTGGGGCTGGGCACCCCCGAAGCCTTGCGGGCCAGCGTGGCCTACCTCGCGGTGAGCGTGCTCGTGACGGCGGCGCTCTTTGCGATCGCGGCGGTCGCGGAACGGGCAGCGGGGTCGCGGCTGGTGGCGGTGCGGGGCATGCTGGACTTCATGCCGCTGCTGGCCGCGTGTTTTCTGCTGTGTGCGCTGACGGTGGCGGGGCTGCCGCCCTCGGGGGGGTTTGTCGCCAAGTACGCGCTGGTGCGGGCCGGATTGGCCCAGGGGTCGCCGTTGGCGCTGGCCGCCGTGTTCAGCGCCCTGCTCGCCAGCCTGATCCTGCTGTACGCGATGTTGGGCGTGTGGCGCGGGTTTTTCTGGGGCAAACACCTCGTGATGTTCCCGGTGTACCGGGTGCCCTTCGCGCTGCGGGCCGTCGCCTACGCCGCGACCGCGCTCGTGGCGGGGCTGACCCTTTTCGCCGGGCCGCTGCTGGGCTGGGCCGACGCGACCGCCGCCGAGTTGAGCGAGCCGGGGCAGTACATCCGCGGCGTATTGGGCGACGAGCCCATCGTGATTCCGCCCCCGCCCACCGTGCCGGAGGAGCCGTGA
- a CDS encoding Na+/H+ antiporter subunit E, with translation MNRLTLVCLLAVVWALLLGEPSVRSLAAGLGLGVLIVRLFPRAVGARAAPRRAPDLRASLRRGAAWLAFAGFFLRELTVANVQVALLALRPHPRLNPLIVEVPLRLRGEGLLTVLSASITLMPGTVTMGLSRDRHTLYAHAIGTADAEAARASIVRVERYLLPLDTSSALSPTGGPA, from the coding sequence GTGAACCGCCTCACCCTGGTCTGCCTGCTGGCGGTGGTCTGGGCGCTGCTGCTGGGCGAGCCGAGCGTCCGCAGCCTCGCCGCAGGGCTGGGGCTGGGGGTGTTGATCGTGCGGCTCTTTCCACGGGCGGTGGGGGCACGCGCCGCCCCCCGCCGGGCACCCGACCTGCGGGCTTCCCTGCGGCGCGGGGCAGCCTGGTTGGCCTTTGCGGGCTTTTTCCTGCGCGAACTGACGGTGGCGAACGTGCAGGTGGCGCTGCTGGCGCTGCGGCCCCACCCCCGGCTCAATCCCCTGATCGTGGAGGTGCCGCTGCGGCTGCGGGGCGAGGGCCTCCTCACCGTCTTGTCGGCCTCCATCACCCTGATGCCCGGCACCGTCACGATGGGCCTGAGCCGTGACCGTCATACCCTCTACGCCCACGCCATCGGCACCGCCGACGCCGAGGCGGCCCGCGCGTCCATCGTGCGGGTGGAGCGTTACCTGCTGCCGCTGGACACCTCCTCTGCCCTCTCCCCCACCGGAGGCCCCGCATGA
- a CDS encoding monovalent cation/H+ antiporter complex subunit F yields the protein MIINLALGIVTLSVLLVTYRVLRGPSWGDRIMAFDFLSVNLVVLFALIAVRTGYLVMLDAALVLSLLGFLSTVALTRYLLLGRVMK from the coding sequence ATGATCATCAACCTGGCCCTGGGCATCGTGACGCTCTCGGTGCTGCTCGTGACCTACCGCGTGCTGCGCGGCCCCTCGTGGGGGGACCGCATCATGGCCTTCGACTTCCTGAGCGTGAATCTGGTGGTCCTGTTCGCGCTGATCGCCGTGCGGACCGGTTACCTCGTGATGCTGGACGCCGCGCTGGTCCTGAGCCTGCTGGGGTTTCTCTCCACCGTGGCCCTGACCCGTTACCTGCTGCTGGGCCGGGTGATGAAGTGA
- the mnhG gene encoding monovalent cation/H(+) antiporter subunit G translates to MNDFQPARDLPILIGAFFVLTAAIGVVRFPDLYSRLHASSKLVTLGSAGIFLGVAFALSDTAAFTRLAAVLLFQFLTTPLSAYLIAQAAYLRGLPPILGDGRGGGGGTDEWGALGRADEVAQADREAQRALAEEGLAEEG, encoded by the coding sequence ATGAATGACTTTCAACCTGCCCGCGACCTGCCGATCCTGATCGGGGCCTTTTTCGTGCTCACGGCAGCCATCGGGGTGGTGCGCTTTCCCGACCTCTACTCGCGGCTGCACGCGAGCAGCAAGCTCGTCACGCTGGGGTCGGCGGGCATCTTCCTGGGGGTGGCCTTCGCGCTGAGCGACACGGCGGCATTCACCCGGCTGGCGGCGGTGCTCCTGTTCCAGTTCCTCACCACGCCGCTCTCGGCGTACCTGATCGCGCAGGCCGCCTACCTGCGGGGCCTGCCGCCCATTCTGGGCGACGGGCGGGGGGGGGGCGGCGGCACCGACGAGTGGGGCGCCCTGGGCCGCGCCGACGAGGTCGCGCAGGCCGACCGCGAAGCCCAACGGGCGCTGGCCGAGGAAGGCCTCGCGGAAGAGGGATAG
- a CDS encoding diguanylate cyclase domain-containing protein yields MLPSAVPGTLSPPEQLDLAWNLQGSDPARARAIAQAWEAHPEFGFHAQAVLGAVAFEERESAQAQALSLEAAEGLRAADDLKWLARSLMMAALASDVLGQRDQALAQHHAALEVARTMGDLLLQGSILMNIGVLWFITDPRKAEDYFCTAIEVLEEVGPRGQGNLSRAYLNLGILRYQAGEQDEGTTWMERGRDLASATKQFSTWASAVCHLAQVHTERGDVATARRDLESALNEMPQLGGRARQNLLYSRVIVEHHAGEYQAALEAYEELRTFALSELEQQAVFPIRVDSHAKLGQFEQAYALSQELVAFNEQLYKKERETELLKLEERHQAETARREAELQRLEAEAARRDAELKHLENVELQRALESNATLIQSLRESQLVSETLLGVSQLMQLDLDPPDLARHAVALVMGLVDADWCTLARIHSDEVAFETVWARDEQSDTFVRLQLPGVLSVRDPLLHRSARQDEPTFVSGYPQERVTHPALVAAGLQGFASLPAGTANNFTYVLLLGRMNQDVRWSERDRRVLGATGRALRVAVEEQERSRRTREAALTDILTGLGNRRAFEAQVREAAARATFSVAMLDLDGLKRVNDTRGHAAGDMLLQVFASTLRASAAEHMGVFRLGGDEIALLVEHGGHASPELVQADVLEVLDAGVAAARAAGFPEAGCSFGVARWPDEAATVADVIALADTRLYADKEARKARRIGQLSRQDPAPRREVVSFGTAALDLQARELRGPLGRVKLNVRESEILQALAARSQQVVPRAQLMGAGGTDSGGTLDAYVSTLRRKLASVTEQAGIRTVRGQGFSLHWYLPRSEG; encoded by the coding sequence ATGCTGCCCTCGGCTGTGCCCGGTACTCTGTCTCCTCCCGAGCAACTCGACCTCGCCTGGAACCTGCAGGGCTCGGACCCCGCGCGTGCCCGGGCCATCGCGCAGGCCTGGGAGGCTCACCCCGAGTTCGGGTTCCATGCCCAGGCCGTCTTGGGAGCCGTCGCCTTCGAGGAGCGTGAGTCCGCGCAGGCCCAGGCCCTCAGCCTGGAGGCCGCCGAAGGGCTGCGGGCAGCGGACGACCTAAAATGGCTCGCCCGCAGTCTGATGATGGCGGCGCTGGCATCCGACGTGCTGGGTCAGCGGGACCAGGCCCTGGCCCAGCACCACGCCGCCCTGGAGGTGGCCCGGACCATGGGCGACCTTCTGCTGCAGGGAAGTATCCTGATGAACATCGGGGTGCTGTGGTTTATCACCGACCCCCGCAAGGCTGAGGACTACTTCTGCACGGCCATTGAGGTGTTGGAGGAAGTCGGCCCCCGGGGGCAGGGCAACCTCTCCCGGGCCTATCTGAATCTCGGCATCCTGCGCTATCAGGCTGGTGAACAGGATGAGGGCACCACCTGGATGGAGCGGGGCCGGGACCTCGCCTCTGCGACCAAGCAGTTCAGCACCTGGGCGAGTGCGGTGTGTCATCTGGCCCAGGTGCACACCGAACGCGGCGACGTGGCCACGGCGCGGCGCGACCTGGAAAGCGCCCTGAACGAGATGCCTCAGCTGGGAGGACGCGCCCGACAGAATCTGCTGTATTCGCGGGTGATCGTGGAGCACCATGCCGGGGAATACCAGGCGGCGCTGGAGGCCTACGAGGAACTCCGGACCTTCGCCCTGAGTGAACTCGAGCAGCAGGCCGTGTTCCCCATCCGTGTGGACAGCCATGCGAAGCTCGGACAGTTCGAGCAGGCCTACGCGCTCAGCCAGGAGCTGGTGGCCTTCAACGAGCAGCTTTACAAGAAAGAGCGGGAAACCGAACTGCTCAAGCTGGAGGAACGCCACCAGGCCGAGACGGCCCGGCGCGAAGCGGAACTCCAGCGCCTCGAAGCCGAGGCCGCCCGGCGTGACGCCGAACTCAAACACCTCGAGAACGTCGAGCTGCAACGCGCCCTGGAATCCAATGCCACCCTGATTCAGTCCCTGCGCGAGAGCCAACTCGTGAGTGAGACCCTGCTGGGGGTGTCCCAGCTGATGCAGCTTGACCTTGACCCCCCGGATCTCGCCCGACACGCGGTCGCTCTGGTCATGGGCCTGGTGGACGCCGACTGGTGCACCCTCGCCCGCATCCACAGCGATGAGGTGGCCTTCGAAACGGTGTGGGCCAGGGACGAACAGAGCGACACGTTCGTGCGGCTTCAGTTGCCCGGCGTGCTGAGTGTGCGCGACCCCCTGCTGCACCGTTCGGCGCGGCAGGACGAGCCGACGTTCGTCAGCGGCTACCCGCAGGAGCGGGTGACCCACCCGGCCCTGGTCGCCGCGGGCTTGCAGGGCTTTGCCAGCTTGCCCGCAGGAACGGCGAACAACTTCACGTATGTCCTGCTGCTCGGCCGCATGAATCAGGATGTCCGCTGGAGCGAGCGGGATCGCCGGGTGCTGGGGGCGACGGGCCGCGCCCTGCGCGTGGCGGTCGAGGAACAGGAGCGTTCCCGCCGCACCCGTGAAGCGGCCCTGACCGACATCCTGACTGGCCTGGGCAACCGACGGGCTTTCGAAGCGCAGGTGCGCGAAGCTGCGGCGCGGGCCACCTTCAGCGTGGCGATGCTCGACCTGGACGGCCTGAAGAGGGTCAACGACACGCGTGGGCACGCCGCCGGGGACATGCTGCTGCAAGTGTTCGCGTCCACGCTGCGGGCCAGCGCAGCCGAGCACATGGGGGTGTTTCGCCTGGGGGGAGACGAGATCGCCCTGCTGGTCGAACACGGCGGCCACGCCTCGCCCGAGCTGGTGCAGGCCGACGTCCTGGAGGTGTTGGATGCCGGAGTCGCGGCGGCGCGGGCCGCCGGATTCCCGGAGGCGGGGTGTTCGTTCGGTGTGGCCCGCTGGCCGGACGAGGCCGCGACCGTGGCCGACGTCATCGCGCTGGCCGACACCCGGCTGTATGCCGACAAGGAGGCCCGCAAGGCCCGCCGCATCGGGCAGCTTTCCAGGCAGGACCCTGCGCCGCGCCGGGAGGTCGTCTCGTTCGGGACCGCCGCGCTGGACCTGCAGGCGCGTGAGCTTCGGGGGCCGCTGGGCCGCGTCAAGCTCAATGTCCGGGAATCGGAGATTTTGCAGGCGCTGGCCGCGCGCAGTCAGCAGGTCGTCCCCCGCGCACAGCTGATGGGGGCCGGGGGAACGGACTCCGGGGGCACCTTGGACGCCTATGTCTCGACCCTGCGCCGCAAGCTCGCGTCGGTGACGGAGCAGGCGGGCATCCGCACGGTGCGCGGCCAGGGTTTCAGCCTCCACTGGTACCTTCCCCGTTCTGAAGGCTGA